In uncultured Bacteroides sp., one genomic interval encodes:
- a CDS encoding RNA methyltransferase yields MISKNKIKYIHSLELKKNRKEDNVFVAEGHKLVGDLLGNFSCKYLAATQEWWNENSSAKADEMVIVTNDELSKASFLKTPQSVLAIFEQDNSSVDLSIIRNSLCLALDDIQDPGNLGTIIRLADWFGIEHIFCSPNTADVYNPKAIQATMGGIARVKLHYGSLPELITQLDNYPVYGTFLNGDNIYSNELSPVGLIVMGNEGNGISPEVERLINQRLYIPNYPQNRATSESLNVAIATSIVCAEFRRRIL; encoded by the coding sequence ATGATTAGCAAGAATAAAATTAAATACATTCATTCTTTAGAACTTAAGAAAAATCGTAAGGAAGATAATGTCTTTGTTGCTGAAGGGCATAAGCTGGTTGGCGATTTATTAGGTAATTTTTCATGCAAGTATTTAGCTGCTACGCAAGAATGGTGGAATGAAAATTCATCTGCAAAAGCTGATGAGATGGTTATTGTAACTAATGATGAGTTATCAAAAGCTAGTTTTCTTAAAACTCCACAAAGCGTATTGGCTATTTTTGAACAAGATAATTCTTCCGTGGATTTATCGATAATTCGTAATTCCCTTTGTCTGGCACTTGATGATATTCAGGATCCTGGAAATCTAGGTACAATAATCAGACTGGCCGATTGGTTTGGCATTGAGCACATCTTTTGTTCTCCTAATACTGCAGATGTTTATAATCCAAAAGCAATTCAGGCAACTATGGGAGGTATTGCCCGCGTTAAGTTACACTATGGCTCATTACCTGAATTGATAACTCAGTTAGATAATTATCCTGTTTATGGAACATTTCTTAATGGAGATAATATTTATTCAAATGAACTCTCTCCTGTGGGATTGATTGTTATGGGAAATGAAGGGAATGGAATAAGCCCGGAAGTTGAGCGATTAATAAATCAAAGACTTTATATACCCAATTACCCTCAAAACAGGGCTACTTCGGAATCTTTAAATGTTGCTATTGCTACTTCAATAGTATGTGCTGAGTTCAGACGCCGGATACTTTAG
- the rfbC gene encoding dTDP-4-dehydrorhamnose 3,5-epimerase has translation MNYIQTEIDGVWVIEPKVFNDDRGYFMEAFKKEEFEKNIGQINFIQDNESKSTFGVLRGLHYQKGEFSQAKLVRVIKGKVLDVAVDLRQSSPTFGKYVSVELSEDNKRQFFIPRGFAHGFLVLSEEAIFTYKVDNGYAPQSEASIVYNDKDININWPIAEEQIIMSAKDKEATNFKDAIAYK, from the coding sequence ATGAATTATATACAAACAGAAATTGATGGAGTTTGGGTGATTGAGCCCAAAGTATTCAATGATGATAGAGGATATTTTATGGAAGCCTTTAAAAAGGAAGAGTTTGAAAAGAATATTGGACAGATTAACTTTATTCAGGACAATGAATCAAAATCTACCTTTGGAGTACTTAGAGGTCTTCATTATCAAAAAGGGGAATTTAGTCAGGCAAAACTAGTAAGAGTTATTAAAGGTAAAGTTCTTGATGTAGCAGTAGATTTGCGTCAGTCGTCCCCAACATTCGGGAAATATGTAAGTGTAGAACTTAGTGAGGATAATAAGCGCCAGTTTTTTATTCCAAGAGGATTTGCTCACGGTTTTCTGGTATTGAGTGAAGAGGCCATTTTTACATATAAAGTAGACAATGGATATGCGCCTCAATCTGAAGCATCAATTGTATATAATGACAAAGATATTAATATCAATTGGCCAATTGCCGAAGAACAAATAATAATGTCGGCCAAAGACAAAGAAGCTACTAATTTTAAAGATGCAATAGCTTACAAATAG
- a CDS encoding UDP-glucose/GDP-mannose dehydrogenase family protein, with translation MKIAIVGTGYVGLVSGTCFAETGVNVTCVDVNQKKIEGLKNGIIPIYEPGLEEMVIRNIKENRLTFTTSLESCLDDVEVVFSAVGTPPDEDGSADLKYVLEVARTIGKYMNKYVLVVTKSTVPVGTAKKVRAAIQEELDKRGVNIEFDVASNPEFLKEGNAINDFMSPDRVVVGVESDRAKEVMTKLYKPFLLNNFRVIFMDIPSAEMTKYAANSMLATRISFMNDIANLCELVGADVNMVRSGIGSDTRIGRKFLYAGCGYGGSCFPKDVKALIKTAEKSGYPMRVLKAVEEVNQAQKSILFNKLNKHFNGNLEGKTIALWGLAFKPETDDMREAPALILIDLLLKAGCTVRVYDPAAMNEAKRRIGDCVYYAQDMYDALLDADALLMVTEWKQFRLPAWGVIKKTMRTPVVIDGRNIYDIDELKAMDITYYCIGK, from the coding sequence ATGAAAATAGCGATTGTAGGAACCGGTTATGTTGGTTTGGTTTCAGGAACATGTTTTGCTGAAACGGGGGTTAATGTTACTTGTGTAGATGTTAACCAAAAGAAAATTGAAGGTTTAAAAAATGGTATAATACCAATTTACGAACCAGGATTAGAAGAAATGGTTATTCGTAACATAAAAGAAAATCGCTTAACCTTTACTACATCTCTGGAAAGTTGTCTCGACGATGTTGAAGTTGTGTTCAGTGCTGTAGGAACTCCACCAGATGAAGACGGAAGTGCCGACCTTAAATATGTACTTGAAGTTGCCAGAACCATTGGAAAATACATGAACAAATATGTTTTAGTGGTTACTAAAAGTACAGTTCCCGTAGGAACTGCTAAAAAAGTAAGAGCTGCTATTCAGGAAGAATTGGATAAAAGGGGTGTGAATATAGAATTCGATGTTGCTTCTAATCCTGAATTTCTAAAAGAAGGGAATGCTATTAATGACTTTATGAGCCCAGACAGAGTAGTTGTTGGTGTAGAATCAGACCGCGCTAAGGAAGTTATGACAAAGCTATACAAACCATTTTTATTGAATAATTTCCGGGTAATATTTATGGATATCCCGTCTGCTGAGATGACAAAGTATGCTGCAAACTCTATGCTGGCTACACGAATTAGCTTTATGAATGATATTGCAAATCTTTGCGAGCTAGTAGGAGCAGATGTAAATATGGTACGCAGCGGCATAGGCTCGGATACTCGTATCGGACGTAAATTTCTATATGCAGGATGTGGTTACGGCGGGTCATGCTTTCCAAAAGATGTAAAGGCTTTGATTAAAACTGCAGAAAAAAGCGGATATCCTATGCGTGTGCTAAAAGCTGTAGAAGAAGTTAATCAAGCTCAAAAAAGTATTCTTTTTAATAAATTAAATAAGCATTTTAATGGGAATTTAGAAGGAAAAACTATAGCTTTGTGGGGATTAGCTTTCAAACCCGAAACAGACGATATGCGTGAGGCTCCAGCATTGATCTTAATAGATCTTCTGCTTAAAGCCGGATGTACTGTTCGTGTATATGATCCAGCTGCAATGAATGAAGCGAAGAGAAGGATAGGAGATTGCGTTTATTATGCGCAAGATATGTATGATGCTTTACTCGATGCAGACGCATTGTTAATGGTTACAGAATGGAAACAATTCCGTTTACCGGCCTGGGGAGTAATAAAGAAAACTATGCGAACTCCAGTCGTAATTGATGGAAGAAATATATACGATATAGATGAACTGAAAGCAATGGATATTACATACTATTGTATCGGAAAATAA
- a CDS encoding DUF4738 domain-containing protein translates to MKNCVMLLLFLLSLASCSGNKKENSDNAAEDLKAKKMLQGIWLDDESDEILFKIQGDTIYYPDAENASVYFKIKKDTFYTYGKEVSRYKIDKQAEHVFWFHSLSDNVVKLHKSEDDNDSLLMMGHRATEVIPTYSEVTKRDSVVMYNGKRYRAYVYVNPSKKKVTKTSYSDEGISVDNVYYDNVMHICVYEGRKMIYGHDITKDSFIGVIPNEFLKNAILSDMEFYGVGKIGFRYQATVCIPESSVCNLVNLIIGFDGKLSIKIAQ, encoded by the coding sequence ATGAAAAACTGTGTCATGCTTTTACTCTTTCTTTTGTCTCTTGCTTCATGTAGCGGGAATAAGAAAGAGAATTCAGATAATGCCGCTGAAGACTTAAAGGCAAAAAAAATGCTTCAGGGTATTTGGCTGGATGACGAAAGCGATGAGATCCTTTTCAAAATTCAGGGTGATACAATTTATTATCCTGATGCTGAAAACGCTTCTGTCTACTTTAAAATCAAGAAAGATACGTTTTATACCTATGGAAAAGAAGTTTCCCGTTATAAGATTGACAAACAAGCAGAACATGTATTCTGGTTTCACTCTCTGTCAGATAACGTTGTGAAACTACATAAATCTGAAGACGATAATGATTCTCTGTTAATGATGGGGCATAGAGCTACAGAAGTAATACCAACATATTCAGAGGTTACAAAACGAGATTCTGTAGTAATGTATAATGGAAAACGTTACAGAGCTTATGTGTATGTTAACCCATCTAAGAAAAAAGTTACAAAGACATCTTATTCAGACGAAGGTATTAGCGTAGACAATGTATACTATGACAATGTAATGCACATTTGTGTATACGAAGGACGAAAAATGATTTACGGACACGATATAACTAAAGATTCATTTATAGGTGTTATCCCGAATGAATTTTTAAAGAATGCAATTCTTTCTGATATGGAATTCTATGGAGTAGGAAAGATTGGATTTCGTTATCAGGCAACAGTATGTATACCTGAAAGTTCTGTCTGCAATTTAGTTAATCTGATTATTGGTTTCGACGGAAAACTATCAATAAAGATTGCTCAATAA